The DNA segment CGCCCTGAACCACGCGAGCATCGTGGACGGCTGCCGCCTGTCGCGCGCCGACGTGCAGATCTGGCGCCACGGCGACATGGGCCACCTCGAGGAGTTGCTTGCGGCGTGCCCGCCTGAGCGGGGCAAGCTCATCGTCACGGACGGCGTGTTCAGCATGAAGGGAACGGTGGCGGACCTGCCGGGCATCCGCGCGCTCGCCGATCGCTACGGCGCGAGGGTCATGGTGGACGACGCGCACGGCACCGGCGTGCTCGGCGCGACCGGCCGCGGCACGGCGGAGCACTTTGGCATGGAAGGGCGGATCGACCTCATCTGCGGGACCTTCAGCAAGTCGCTCGGGACCATCGGAGGGTTCACGGCGGCGGAGGCGGACGTCGTCACCTTCCTCAAGCTCAACTCCCGGGCGTTCATCTTCACGGCCGCCCCGCCTCCGGCCTTCATGGCGACGGTGCTCGCGTGTCTCGACGTCCTCGAGGAAGAGGGGCCTGCGCTGCTCGCGCGCATGCGCGAGAACACCACGTTTCTCAAGAACGGACTCACGGCGGCCGGGTTCCGTCTCGAGGAGACCATCACGCCGATCATCCCGGTCC comes from the Candidatus Effluviviaceae Genus I sp. genome and includes:
- a CDS encoding pyridoxal phosphate-dependent aminotransferase family protein, with amino-acid sequence MNLFDKCHEFSRWIDSLKARREYFYLRAFDPPAAPVVDMRGRRLIMLGSNNYLGLATHPKVIEATVKAVREFGTGACSSRVLTGTSSLHARLERRLAEFKRAEDAVVFSSGFATMMGTVSGITAEGDVVFSDALNHASIVDGCRLSRADVQIWRHGDMGHLEELLAACPPERGKLIVTDGVFSMKGTVADLPGIRALADRYGARVMVDDAHGTGVLGATGRGTAEHFGMEGRIDLICGTFSKSLGTIGGFTAAEADVVTFLKLNSRAFIFTAAPPPAFMATVLACLDVLEEEGPALLARMRENTTFLKNGLTAAGFRLEETITPIIPVLVGEDAKAFRMAGALEDEGVVVNPIVSPAVPPDSALIRLSVMASLGRDDL